One Glycine soja cultivar W05 chromosome 7, ASM419377v2, whole genome shotgun sequence genomic window, CATAGATTGTGCTAGGATATATGATAATGAAAAAGAGGTATATGTTGTATCTTGATTCAACAAGCTGAGAACCATATCAAATTGTTTTTGTctgctaatatttttttctgaaaGGGGGgataattgattttgtttattctGGCTTTTTTGATGCAAGGAAGTTTGCATCTGATGCAGATAGGGGAGGCTCTGAAAACACTGTTTTCTACTGGGGTAGTACATCGTAGTGAGATGTTCATCACATCAAAGCCATGTTATACATTTCGACTAATCCTTAACCTTAGATaaattgacctcactttttCCTAATCAAGCTTTtgatgagtttaattttcataaactgttaatgtaaaatttttatattgtcaactaattagaaatcatcttaaatataacttttaaaagtaaatattacAAAACTTAATAATCTAACCATATATCACAATCTATGATTGGAatacagaataaaaaaaatcttttcatcgtattctaatttaatttagcTTTTAACATACTTGAGAACACttgtatatttaatttactatttgGTTATAAAGAAGATTTTAGCATgtaagaaagaaagataaaaccTAAAACACACTTTGGTGTTGTATAATTCTGTTCAGAGTAGTGAATTTCCTCTGGTTGCCTTGAGTTTTTTAACCATACAGGATCAGTGACTGTGCACCTGAAGATGTCTCAAAGGCACTAACTAGGACTCTTGCGGACATGCAGCTTGACTACATTGATTTATATCTTGTATGATTCTTGATTTTCAAACTGTCTATGTAATGATACTGAAACTGGAGATGGTTGTATGAAATttgatgataaattattttgtcaaaGATGCATTGGCCTTTTAGGACAAAGTTGGGTTCAAGAGGTTGGAACCCTGAGAATATGGCTCCCTTGTGTCTTCCAGAGACATGGAATGCAATGGAAGGTTTGTTTGCCTCGGGTCAGGCACGCGCAATCGGGGTGAGCAACTTTTCAACTAAGAAGCTGCAAGACTTGCTTGGATATGCTAAGATTCCGCCAGCAGTTAACCAAGTTGAATGCCACCCAGTGTGGCAGCAACCTGCTCTTCACAATTTGTGCAAGTCTACCGGTGTTCATCTCACAGTATTACTCTGACCGATCTAAGTGATGTTTTTCTGATCCTGTAATTGAGGTTCTGTtgcttgtgttttgttaataaccAACAAATTTTTCCATGCAGGCATATTGTCCTTTAGGCTCTCCTGGGTCATGGGTAAAGGGGCAAGTCTTGAAGGAACCACTGTTGAAGGAAATTGCTGAAAAGCTTCACAAGTCTCCAGCGCAAGTGGCATTGCGTTGGGGGACTCCAAAGTGGTCACAGTGTTCTTCCAAAAAGTGTAAATGAATCTAGGATCAAGGAGAACCTTAGTTTATTTGATTGGTGCATTCCTCCTGAGCTACTCTCAAAATTATCACAGATTCACCAGGTTGAAATGCTTTCAAAACATACAAATAATTCATTCTTGTGCACATATTTGTATCCAACATTTATTTTcagtttattcattttttagtttGTTTATTGTCTGATGCAGCAAAGGTTACTTCGAAATGAATCTGCTGTCCATGAAACTTGTAGTCCTTACAAAAATCTTGAAGAATTGTGGGATGGAGAAATATGAAATGcagattacttttgatgaagcTCGGGATGTAATTTGACATTGAATTCTTATTTCTGATGCAAATTGTAGAAATGTTTTAACATTTGTATTGTCTGAAGACAATCACCCCTCTACCTTGGGGTTTTATGTGAATCCTCACATATGAttatatgaacaaaaagaaaatttgaccCATTCTTTAATTGTTTATGAGACCTTCAGTAAATTTGACCCAATCTatgaatttattgttttatcggAAGCAAAACAAACAGAAAAGAACTGCTCAAACCTGCTGTCAATTAAAAAAGTAGATTATAACTAAGATATGACAGAAAAGAACATTTACTACATAGGTGTTGTGAGTTCTACTCAatgcatttcatttttcttaaagcACTCTGTCAGCCTGTACGCCTTTAATCTTCATGCAAGCTCAATAAACTGTTTGAACGAAATCTTTTTGGCCCTTCAACacaaatttcacttaaataaCTTATCCAGActctaaagataaaattataaccAGCAAGAGAAGATCTTGACTTTCTATGTACCGATagtgaaaagataaaatttggaTTACCTACAGGCTACAGCTAGATATACCAATTGTAGAATAATGTTTACCATTGAAAACACTTTtcttaaaggataaaaataaaacttagacAAAGTACtttaagggtgtgtttgatttttGTTGTCAAAAACTGTTTTCAGTATTCAAAATACAACTGAAGAAGGCTGCTTAAATGGCTAGTGGATGGTAGTGCAAAACAAAGAGCAGAGTGTAAAAATGAGGGAGATGTTGAACAATATGAAAACAGAAGATGAGAAAACATCTCTTTCGGTTCTTCGGTTTttaaaacactttgttttgaaaacaattttcaaaatttaatatttggggataaaaaattgattgagtAGATGGAAACAGAAGAGGAGAAAACATCTCCCAactgtttctattttttggtttttaaaacacttgttttggaatcaattttcaaattttagttgatTTTGAAGGGAATTTGATTGTTGAGTAGTGCacaattgttttagaaaataattttttaaataaaaaaaaatgagaagggaATCAGACACAcccttagtatttttttatttttttcgctAATCAAGATTATTGTTTTACTGCAATAATCAACATTGACCTTTGATGTCCTTCTTTATTGTACTAATTACTGAGGTGAAATTCCAATTTGGATTGAAAAACATCAAAAGCacctaaaaaaattgtcattttaaaaaatattcacttaCAAAAGAAAAAGCTTCCAATATTCAAAAGcaaatagaatttttatattGGCTGCTTTTTGAAATAGCCTTGTATAAATCTTATCATCAGCGCAGCATTTTACTAGACTTGTCACATGCTTCAATTACAACAACACTTGCTTTAACAGCAATCCAATTTCCCACCATTTCCaacttaaaaaatcaattagtaGTAAGTGAAGTTGTCTAACAGATATATAGACTGAACCCCAAGAACTGAGGCAGACAATGTGGTACTTCGTAACACCAACATTTTTCCATCAAATAATATCCAGCTAAATGAAGATACTACTGCCATCTTCAATGTAATACATTATTGAGGGTTACTTTACATATTCATCATTTCCATGGCCTGAATCTACTGTATACATCATGTTCATTTCTAGAAGAAAAGCCGCATCAAACAAGCTCTCTATATAGAGTCCATGGACCAAGTTGTTTAGTCTGAACAATTGGATAATATAGCGcctttaattaaaagaaattgaaaacgtTCCTGTGCAACTAAAGACAGGGCATTTATAAATGTCTTATTTGTAGACAAGAGGACAAATTCCATGGCAAATAATCTTCAGAAATAATGCAACTTTTTTCTTGCTCTTGCAAAAAGCATCAAACAAGATAACTTAGGAGAGACAAAGACATTAAATGAGAAGTGAGACCCAACAAAGTtagtaattttcaataaatttcaaccaatcataGTGTTAAAAGGAGAGTGTCAAAGAGATTGTTGTTAGCATTCTTCTCTATAGCTTAATATGCTAAGGTGTTGAGCCTTATTATGCATCTCATTAATAAGACTGCACAGATGAGATTTCCCCTTATTTGCACAAGCAATCGATAAGATAATTGCACGTTACGATATTAGGAACTAAATTTCCACGAAGCATTTCCTTAAACAGTGCTATTTCATCAGTCCACCTTTAAACCTTGCAAAATCCACCAATCATAATAATTATGAACGATAAGTTCCACACCCATTTTGTTCAATTATCAAATAACCACATCGCAAGTCTTAACATGTTTACTTAGAAAACATCCATCAATTAAAGGCGCTATTCTAGTCTTTATTTGTGCTTCTCTGACCCTTCTTTACAACAATAAAGCAATTATGTCAAAGGCATATTAGTCTGGATTGATATTTTCTTGGTGCATTTTCGTTTAGAAATTGAGTTGCATCTTTTAGTTCGCCTGCTACGCagtctaaactttgaagtaaAGAACCGTTAGGTGACACCATCTGCTTTCAGGGTCATGTTATTGTTTATTGATAATACAAGTTAGTCAGATTATCTAGAAGGAAAACAAATGTGTAACTATTCTACTTCACGAGAATATGCAACGCTTCAGATGGCCCGTCTCAATTTGTCTCTGCATTGCTGTTTCACAATCTTAAGTAGTacttttatgaataaataaaaaagagtataCAGCCAAATAATATAATTCATGCACTTATTTGATTTCCCCAGAGCATGTTCcaggtaagaaaaaaaatctggaAAGGGGTAAGTGATAGTTAAGATATACACTGACTGCACGCACCGAAGCAACTTCtgtaaatgaaaaatagaacAGAAAAATTGCTGCTGGTTTAATGAGGTGAACAACAATAATCCTAAGTAGCTCAAACTGATCTCTGGCTGCACATTTATGCTTTTACTGGTAGATCCTTGTAAGTATAAGTGACCCCTCGATCACTATTTACCACATGCCCACTCCCTCTCAATATCCTGCATTATAGTGTATGATTTAGTGTACATTTTGAAAGAGTACAGCGTTTAAAACTATAGAAATGCATGAATGATTAAGTAAGAAGAtcataaatttaacaaaaaaaaataattcaagaaCAATTGCTAGAAAATTCATCAATAACTGCAAGTGTTTGTTCAGTTaatgttgtatttttattttaataaaacaaaaacaggaGGCATTGGAGAATTCTGTACCATCTATTTGTCAACAACCCTTCAACTCCAACGGGACCTCTGGCATGAATTCGGCCTGTGCTTATTCCAACCTGATCAACAATAAAACCAAGAACAGTTGAGAAATGTTGAATAACTGTGCTGCTAATTATTACAATATGCTTATGGAAAGTAGACCACCTCTGCACCAAGGCCAAAGCGAGTTCCATCACAGAACCTTGTACTTGCATTGTGGAATACAGCAGCACTGTTTGAGAATCAAGCAAAAATGCATATTCCTCAGTCATCAACATCAACTCTAGTATTAGACTTAATCATATTTCATAGAGTAGTTATGCAAAGAAACACAATGAAGCATGAGTGCTATTTACcgttaaaagaattaattatgtCCAAATGAAATATGATAAGTGACCTCAATGCACGTTAGAAGCAGAACTAAAGATTTTCAAGTTATTTGGTAATACTTGGGTATCATGCAGTGCTAAGTTCAATATAGAATAGTATAGGATGCTCGGTAGTGACTTGGTTCTCCCCCCTACGGCTACACTTTTAAAGGAGGGCTTCCTAAGTGCTTGGATGCTTATCAATTGGTATCAAAATTGGTTTTCAGTGGGAGTCCTTAAGTGGCTTGGTTCTCCCCCTTTGAGCATTATGTTCTGTCATGTATAACAGATTCTTGAAGtcacattacttttttttatcgcCAAATGCTAGTTGTTAGTTTGTTAGCTGGGGGATTCGAACACATGACCTCTCccttcttcccttctcccttcaccacctagccaaccttatatctccctGAAGTCATGTTACTTGAACAGTGTCTGACCATGGGGTTTTCTTTCTCGTCCTACCATGCACCTTTGGAGGataattttcttctcttctatACACCAGCCTTCTTCCTAATGATCTCATTCTTGATCTTATCCATCCTGATATGATCAAAACATCTTCGTATGTATGCGAAAATGTTATGTTCATAGTTGTATTTTATACAATTCTAAATTATTGGTTtcgtttctttttcttatcagtAGTTATCGACCTCACACTTCACTCTCCAAAAGTGTATCAAGCACATTATATGatctaaatccaaataaaataaaagcattaGAGAAAAAGTGAGGTAAAAATATCCATAACATACTTATTACATTAATATTTACAAGCCACAGCTAAACTGCCTCTAATAAAAATAAGCTCCATTGTTTCAAAAAAGATGATTTCTCTTCCACCTCctaatttgaagaaatttttttattagttagttCCGAAGTTCTCTTCATTAAGTCAAACTACATATGCACTATGAACCTCATGGGTTAACCAAatttttatagaatatatagATGGAACCCAATGAAAGCAACAAATATGAAGAATTAGACGTTGGGACAAATGTAATATCCAATACAAATGACATTCAAATTTTAGAAAGTGAAGAGGTTAGTGGTTCAGGACAAATTACTGCAGTTCAGGCATTTGAATTAAACTACCATACCAATTTGCTACATTAGTATCTCTTGGAACTTGACACTGGAAGAAAAggatcaaacaaggttgctggaaaaaaaaaatctacttttACCTGTCAACCTGACTTAAGAAAGCTTCGGCGACTTCAGAGTCTTCTGCAACAATGCATTCAGTATGAGCACTGCAGAAacaggaaagaaagaaatagatttttaagatTATAATGTTTATGATATAGAGAATCAAAACATAGATTTTGTAGGGGAACTTGAATTTGCCTTCCATGGTGATGTATGTGGTCAATGGCAGCAAATACATCATCTACAATTTCAACTGTACAAGCCAGTGAGCTATACTCCAGATGGAAAGAGTGTGTTTCagaaatatttaataagttaCTGGCTCTTGGTCCACCATATAATTGAACGCCTgcaaattgattaatttacagCAGTCATGTTATCCCTATTGtacatgttttccagtttaacAGCATGGTCTATAGACCAACCATATCCAAgtaatcttttaattaattattatacatattttctcttttgattttaaATGCATTCTCTCTTAAgttaaagttatattttaaaaatcaaactaagtTAAAAAGACATGTTCAATGCGCAGAATACTCATAAGTTTTcagggaaaaaaagaagaaaaaaacaaaagaaaaacaatccgactaaaatgtaaagaaaaacaaataaacgcCAATGTTTATAATATCAAAGTTTCATCTAGTTATGTAAAGgttgtttaaaaaaaagcaGCTAACAaggatttaaaaaaagaaaatataaaattccaaCTTGAATGCATGTTTTGttcatcataaatttatttgcaACAACCAAGACCGAACCTTCACGTTGGAGTTCAGCAACAAGTTCATCAAGTCCACCATTCCTTGACAGATCTACGTGTACAAGAAGTGTTTCCTAAGAACATCAGCACACAATATTGTAATGAGCTGAGTCTGTAGATTCAATTTAcataatgaatgaaaaatgaagaaaactcAAACGAAGATATGGATGTAAATGAACATGCATTAGAGGAGGCATTCCTGGGTATGTAAACTGAAATTACCATTGCATTGCAGGCTGCAGGGTAATCAATCTTTGCATCCCTAATAATCTTCTTTGCCATATCAATATTAGCTGTTTTGTCTACATATACATGACATATTCCATCTGCAtgacaaaaataacaattttataaaatcctaCTTTGTAATATTAATCAAAAATAGGAAATGTAAATCATATATTACCAGCATGACCAAGAACAGGAATCTTTGTTGTACCCTTGATTTGAGAGACAAGCTTATTACTGCCTCTGGGGACCACAAGATCTATCACGTCATCAAGCTGTGGCAAAGTATGATTAGTGGAAAATCATTTCAGACTAATAAATTTTAGGAATTTTACTTGCCTTGAGCAGATCTGGAATATCTTCTCTTGAAGTCACAAGCCCAATGAGTTTGTCACCCACTGTATCTGGAATAATTGAAGTAATGACCTACAATAATGATGAAAGcattttataaattcaaattatggCAAAATACTAGAGACAAAACTTATTTggattaataagataaaaaaacaacctggtctaaattaaattttacaaacCTTGTGTAAGATTGCATTTGATCGTTTGGCTTCCTTCCCTCCTTTAAGCAGTAGACCATTTCCACTTCGAATTGCCAATGCAGCTATCTATTAATGAATTTCAACAACTATCTTAATACAATAAACACATTTTCAAAACTTGATTAGTATCACTAGACTCAAAATAATAGATCTCTATTGTTGCTCATATCCTTGACATTTTAATTGAAGATGTAGAATGGATTAGAAACGAGAAGGAATAGGGTCTCTTAACCTGAACAAGGGCATCTGGCCGAGACTCGAATATAACCAGGAGGACACCCAAAGGACATGATATTTTCTCCAGGATGAGTTTATCTGCTAGCTGGACACAAAGAGCAGTAATCAGAATTGCCAAAATGAGTGTTGAGCAATAGGATGCATGTTTTAATAACATTTTCTAGAATTTGTTATTGAATAACTGCGAAAGTCAAATTTTGGAAACATATTACATTTGTTGAATATTAAAACATCACAGAAACAATTTCATGGGTTACTTATATGCTAgtattaacataattatatggGGGGTTTTGACCTCAGTCCTCTTTAAAATCTGACCAATGGGTTCTTCCATGTCAGCTAGCATGCGAACAGACTTTACAAGACTAGAGAtctgaaaaatacaaaaaccaaGGTCAGACAAGCTAAATCAAAGCGAAAACTTCACAAAACCTGCTTTGAAAAGTTTGCAGTAGGTTTTGTATGGACATAACACTAACAAAAAGCTGAGCAAGTTGTCTTCCAATTTTTCACTTCAGTAATCAGTAAGTAACCAATGAAGTTCTTACCTTCTCAGGTCTCAGGGTTAAACGTGATATGAGTGCTTTCTCATATCCCATCTCCTCTGCATCAGCAACATCAGCTCCGTTCTCAAGCCTTATCACACTTTCATTTATctctaatgcatcagccattgcCAGCAATattttcctcctttcttcagaaTTTAGGACCTGTAACCAGAAGCACCAAAAAGAAattagtatatattaaattgcCACTTAAAGAAATTCATGAAAGTGAACCCTGCCCTTCACATTTTAAATATGTAACTTTACTTGCCTGGAGTCGTCTAGAACTATTACGTGCTGCCACTGCCATTTCATGAGCACTCACTTCCTTTATGCTGGTCCACAAATGAGCATCTTTGTGAAAGACAGTACCGATTCTTTCTCCTCGAAGCACTCGGATGATGTTGTCTGTAGCATAGCCACTTCAAAGGAGGTTGAAATGCAATTTGAAGTCAGCAAAAATGCAAAATTCCATACGCTTGCTTGTACATAGGTGAACTCATTCATCagtagaaaaatgaaaattactcACAACAGAAATcagaatatattttcatttaacaaaCAAGGGATATCTACATAGCATTATCAGATCAACTGGATGGATATCCATAATCTTAAAATGATGAATGCAGTTTCACAACCAAGAAAGGATAataatcctttacaagccagtTTGTATGAGATTCAATTCATTCCAATTTATTCCTGGTGCTGTCCACAATTTTATGACTCGGGGAATTAAGTAGCTAACAACTCTCTCCAATagtcaaaacaaaattaataaaaacaatgtCTCTCTCCGGGTATGCTGGATCTAAAGTGAAATGAAAAGTAGTTAAACAGTTACAATGTCAACATTTTCCTCTATCAGTGTCAACATTTTCTTATATCATGTAAAATCTCAGCTTAAAATTGAAGGTACCTAGTAATAATCACAGGTGTGCCAGCATAAGCAGCACAAACAGCAGCATTAACTTTAGCAGTCATACCCCCTCTTCCCAATCTTGATTTTTCTCCAAAAGTAATTTCGCTTTGATGCTTTTCTTTTACATATGTATGAATTAACTTTGACTTGGGATCAGATGGAGGACCACTATAAAGACCCTCAACATCACTCAATAGAACAAGGAGGTCAGCTTTAAGTTCCAGAGCCAATAGACCAGCCAAACTGTCATTGTCCCAGAATATACCAGAAGAATCCTGCAGACAGTTCTTGCCCTTAAAGGTAATAATTTAACGTCACAAGACGAAGAAAATCAAACTAACATTTTCTAGGAGAAATAAAAGAGACTAAATTTTCACAAAGGAAAATTTGTGTAAGGAAAAGCAGCTTACCTCATAGGGTGCCTTCCTAGTACTAACAGCatcattttcattgaaaatgggAATAACCCTTAAATCTAGTAACGAGCTCACGGTGTCTGAAAGTTGTTTTCTGAAAGCTGTATCCCTAAAAAACCCATCATTCACAAGAAGTTGGGATGAAGTAACATCAAGCTGCACCAGGCAAATGACATATTACCATCAATATAGAGGAAACATAcaaatttgattaataaaaCACGTGTTAATGTATTGTGTGGCAAAACATAGAAATTTAAGATTAGGGACATATTGAATTGAATGTGCAACTTAATTTAGTGTGCACCTGACTAAACATGAGATCATAGAGAGCCATGAGACTACTCTGCCCAACAGCTGCACATGCTTTCCCATCAAGATCTCCTTGTGGATTTTGAAGATCCGAAAAgctgcataaaaaaataaaaaataaaccttCATTTCAGGCTCATCTTTTCTTCCTCTGTCTCTTAAACTCTACCAATCTTATATTGATAGAAACATGAAAAGGTTCGCACAAGTTCCATCTCAATGCTATACCGCTTAACGGTTTGCACAAACACATATTGATGCTGATTTAACATTTCAAAAAGAACAAAACGACAAAAGGAAGCATGCTCCGAGTGGGCAATGAAAAAGTTGAATTACTTCTTCAAACACAATGATTTTATGTACCACAACTTTTCTGTTCTGTTTGATATGATAACATAAATCAATGATTaagtctgattttttttttctttctttagttttatattgcatgaaaaatattcaccaaaaaaaaaatatattgcatgaaaaactcattattttttagGAGCATCACCAAATACTAAACAGTTACCAAGTTTTACAAATTGATGTAACTGAAGTATGTAGAAGCTATTAAAAGAAAGCGAAAAGCTCGATGCACGTCTTTGAAAATTATGTATTTGCTACATCTAAAGAGAAATTACAAAAACCTGCTATTGACCAATCTTCGATATCTTAGTCTTTGCCGGCCAAGACCAACTGCTCCTGAAGTCACCAATATAACCTCATAATCGTTGTTATTTAGCTCTTTAAGCTGCAGAAAACATAGCTTTCAGTTACAACAAAAGATGCATGGTCATGGAAAAACTCCAAACACaagaaaattttgttagtcCATCTATCCACCCTCTTCCTTTATTcaagtaacattttttatgtataaatacAGGGGAATAAAAACATTAGAATAAAATATTGGGGTATT contains:
- the LOC114418968 gene encoding delta-1-pyrroline-5-carboxylate synthase-like isoform X1 — its product is MLAAYLGTEPQTLTTSIHQKNNTRNPLPLCFFYFSLLLLHSPSMDPTRAFVKSVKRVVVKVGTAVVTRSDGRLALGRLGALCEQLKELNNNDYEVILVTSGAVGLGRQRLRYRRLVNSSFSDLQNPQGDLDGKACAAVGQSSLMALYDLMFSQLDVTSSQLLVNDGFFRDTAFRKQLSDTVSSLLDLRVIPIFNENDAVSTRKAPYEGKNCLQDSSGIFWDNDSLAGLLALELKADLLVLLSDVEGLYSGPPSDPKSKLIHTYVKEKHQSEITFGEKSRLGRGGMTAKVNAAVCAAYAGTPVIITSGYATDNIIRVLRGERIGTVFHKDAHLWTSIKEVSAHEMAVAARNSSRRLQVLNSEERRKILLAMADALEINESVIRLENGADVADAEEMGYEKALISRLTLRPEKISSLVKSVRMLADMEEPIGQILKRTELADKLILEKISCPLGVLLVIFESRPDALVQIAALAIRSGNGLLLKGGKEAKRSNAILHKVITSIIPDTVGDKLIGLVTSREDIPDLLKLDDVIDLVVPRGSNKLVSQIKGTTKIPVLGHADGICHVYVDKTANIDMAKKIIRDAKIDYPAACNAMETLLVHVDLSRNGGLDELVAELQREGVQLYGGPRASNLLNISETHSFHLEYSSLACTVEIVDDVFAAIDHIHHHGSAHTECIVAEDSEVAEAFLSQVDSAAVFHNASTRFCDGTRFGLGAEVGISTGRIHARGPVGVEGLLTNRWILRGSGHVVNSDRGVTYTYKDLPVKA
- the LOC114418968 gene encoding delta-1-pyrroline-5-carboxylate synthase-like isoform X2 yields the protein MLAAYLGTEPQTLTTSIHQKNNTRNPLPLCFFYFSLLLLHSPSMDPTRAFVKSVKRVVVKVGTAVVTRSDGRLALGRLGALCEQLKELNNNDYEVILVTSGAVGLGRQRLRYRRLVNSSFSDLQNPQGDLDGKACAAVGQSSLMALYDLMFSQLDVTSSQLLVNDGFFRDTAFRKQLSDTVSSLLDLRVIPIFNENDAVSTRKAPYEDSSGIFWDNDSLAGLLALELKADLLVLLSDVEGLYSGPPSDPKSKLIHTYVKEKHQSEITFGEKSRLGRGGMTAKVNAAVCAAYAGTPVIITSGYATDNIIRVLRGERIGTVFHKDAHLWTSIKEVSAHEMAVAARNSSRRLQVLNSEERRKILLAMADALEINESVIRLENGADVADAEEMGYEKALISRLTLRPEKISSLVKSVRMLADMEEPIGQILKRTELADKLILEKISCPLGVLLVIFESRPDALVQIAALAIRSGNGLLLKGGKEAKRSNAILHKVITSIIPDTVGDKLIGLVTSREDIPDLLKLDDVIDLVVPRGSNKLVSQIKGTTKIPVLGHADGICHVYVDKTANIDMAKKIIRDAKIDYPAACNAMETLLVHVDLSRNGGLDELVAELQREGVQLYGGPRASNLLNISETHSFHLEYSSLACTVEIVDDVFAAIDHIHHHGSAHTECIVAEDSEVAEAFLSQVDSAAVFHNASTRFCDGTRFGLGAEVGISTGRIHARGPVGVEGLLTNRWILRGSGHVVNSDRGVTYTYKDLPVKA
- the LOC114418968 gene encoding delta-1-pyrroline-5-carboxylate synthase-like isoform X3; translation: MCLCKPLSGIALRWNFFSDLQNPQGDLDGKACAAVGQSSLMALYDLMFSQLDVTSSQLLVNDGFFRDTAFRKQLSDTVSSLLDLRVIPIFNENDAVSTRKAPYEGKNCLQDSSGIFWDNDSLAGLLALELKADLLVLLSDVEGLYSGPPSDPKSKLIHTYVKEKHQSEITFGEKSRLGRGGMTAKVNAAVCAAYAGTPVIITSGYATDNIIRVLRGERIGTVFHKDAHLWTSIKEVSAHEMAVAARNSSRRLQVLNSEERRKILLAMADALEINESVIRLENGADVADAEEMGYEKALISRLTLRPEKISSLVKSVRMLADMEEPIGQILKRTELADKLILEKISCPLGVLLVIFESRPDALVQIAALAIRSGNGLLLKGGKEAKRSNAILHKVITSIIPDTVGDKLIGLVTSREDIPDLLKLDDVIDLVVPRGSNKLVSQIKGTTKIPVLGHADGICHVYVDKTANIDMAKKIIRDAKIDYPAACNAMETLLVHVDLSRNGGLDELVAELQREGVQLYGGPRASNLLNISETHSFHLEYSSLACTVEIVDDVFAAIDHIHHHGSAHTECIVAEDSEVAEAFLSQVDSAAVFHNASTRFCDGTRFGLGAEVGISTGRIHARGPVGVEGLLTNRWILRGSGHVVNSDRGVTYTYKDLPVKA
- the LOC114418968 gene encoding delta-1-pyrroline-5-carboxylate synthase-like isoform X4, which codes for MALYDLMFSQLDVTSSQLLVNDGFFRDTAFRKQLSDTVSSLLDLRVIPIFNENDAVSTRKAPYEGKNCLQDSSGIFWDNDSLAGLLALELKADLLVLLSDVEGLYSGPPSDPKSKLIHTYVKEKHQSEITFGEKSRLGRGGMTAKVNAAVCAAYAGTPVIITSGYATDNIIRVLRGERIGTVFHKDAHLWTSIKEVSAHEMAVAARNSSRRLQVLNSEERRKILLAMADALEINESVIRLENGADVADAEEMGYEKALISRLTLRPEKISSLVKSVRMLADMEEPIGQILKRTELADKLILEKISCPLGVLLVIFESRPDALVQIAALAIRSGNGLLLKGGKEAKRSNAILHKVITSIIPDTVGDKLIGLVTSREDIPDLLKLDDVIDLVVPRGSNKLVSQIKGTTKIPVLGHADGICHVYVDKTANIDMAKKIIRDAKIDYPAACNAMETLLVHVDLSRNGGLDELVAELQREGVQLYGGPRASNLLNISETHSFHLEYSSLACTVEIVDDVFAAIDHIHHHGSAHTECIVAEDSEVAEAFLSQVDSAAVFHNASTRFCDGTRFGLGAEVGISTGRIHARGPVGVEGLLTNRWILRGSGHVVNSDRGVTYTYKDLPVKA